A genomic region of Barnesiella viscericola DSM 18177 contains the following coding sequences:
- the hisH gene encoding imidazole glycerol phosphate synthase subunit HisH, whose translation MEVAVIKYNAGNIYSVLCALRRLGIDPVVSDSPEVLSRADKVIFPGVGEASSAMRYLREHGLDRVIVNLTQPVLAICIGLQLLCSHSEEGDADCLGVFNTPVRRFVPSGGKEKIPHMGWNTLHNLQGPLFRGIGEGSYVYFVHSYYAPVSADCVAQCDYITPFSAALNRDNFYATQFHVEKSGAVGARILENFLTL comes from the coding sequence ATGGAGGTTGCAGTCATAAAATACAATGCAGGGAATATTTATTCGGTTTTGTGCGCTTTACGCCGGTTAGGTATCGACCCGGTAGTCAGCGACTCGCCCGAGGTGCTTTCGCGAGCCGATAAGGTGATTTTCCCGGGAGTAGGAGAGGCCTCGTCGGCCATGCGGTATTTACGTGAACATGGGTTGGACCGAGTGATTGTCAATCTCACCCAGCCGGTACTGGCCATCTGTATCGGGTTGCAGCTGCTCTGTTCGCATTCCGAGGAGGGCGATGCCGATTGTCTGGGCGTGTTCAATACTCCCGTGCGACGGTTTGTCCCGAGCGGAGGAAAGGAGAAAATACCCCATATGGGTTGGAACACGTTGCACAATCTGCAAGGACCTCTGTTTCGAGGAATCGGCGAGGGGAGCTATGTCTATTTCGTGCACAGCTATTATGCCCCGGTTTCGGCCGACTGTGTGGCGCAGTGCGACTATATCACTCCATTTTCAGCTGCGTTGAACAGAGATAATTTTTATGCCACCCAGTTCCATGTCGAAAAGAGTGGGGCGGTGGGAGCTCGCATCCTTGAAAATTTCCTGACCCTATGA
- the hisIE gene encoding bifunctional phosphoribosyl-AMP cyclohydrolase/phosphoribosyl-ATP diphosphatase HisIE has protein sequence MDKEEIKQLDFDKMGGLVPAIVQDCETQKVLMLGFMNEEAVCKTIETGKVTFFSRTKKRLWTKGEESGHFLLVKSIQKDCDRDTLLIQATPCGPVCHTGADTCFGDENHNDLAFIKYLQDFIDRRKAEMPEGSYTTSLFRSGINRMAQKVGEEAVETVIEATNGSDERLIYEASDLLYHLIVLLTSKGYRIEDLARELKKRHK, from the coding sequence ATGGATAAAGAAGAGATAAAGCAACTGGATTTCGATAAGATGGGTGGGCTCGTTCCGGCTATTGTGCAGGACTGCGAGACCCAAAAGGTGCTCATGCTTGGCTTCATGAACGAGGAGGCTGTGTGCAAAACCATAGAGACGGGAAAGGTGACTTTTTTCAGTCGTACCAAAAAACGTTTATGGACCAAAGGCGAGGAGAGCGGCCATTTTTTGCTGGTGAAATCGATTCAGAAAGATTGTGACCGGGATACACTCTTGATTCAAGCTACACCCTGTGGCCCGGTATGTCATACCGGAGCCGATACCTGCTTCGGCGATGAGAATCACAACGACCTGGCCTTCATCAAATACTTGCAAGATTTCATCGATCGGCGCAAGGCCGAGATGCCCGAAGGGTCATATACCACCTCGCTTTTCAGGTCGGGTATCAACCGCATGGCCCAGAAGGTGGGTGAGGAGGCTGTGGAGACCGTTATCGAGGCAACCAACGGAAGTGATGAACGGCTTATCTATGAGGCCTCGGATTTGCTGTATCACCTGATTGTGTTGCTTACCTCGAAGGGCTATCGCATAGAAGACTTGGCCCGTGAATTAAAAAAGAGGCATAAATAA
- the hisF gene encoding imidazole glycerol phosphate synthase subunit HisF — MLAKRIIPCLDVKDGKTVKGTNFVNFREAGDPVTLGEFYSRQGADELVYLDITASYEGRNTFTDLVKRIAARIDIPFTVGGGIHSLTDVDRLLSAGADKVSLNSAALKNPQIIEEVAKNFGSQVCVIAIDANFEDGKWVCYLNGGRVPTHRTLFEWAVEAADRGAGEILFTSIAHDGTRDGYACEALRELHRLLPIPVVASGGAGKMEHFKEAFLAGEADAALAAGVFHFGEIAIPALKQYLSGYGIPIRI, encoded by the coding sequence ATGTTGGCAAAACGTATTATACCCTGCCTCGATGTGAAAGATGGCAAGACTGTAAAGGGAACCAATTTTGTGAACTTTCGGGAAGCCGGCGACCCGGTAACGCTGGGTGAGTTTTATAGCCGGCAGGGGGCCGACGAATTGGTCTATCTCGATATTACGGCTTCGTATGAGGGGCGCAATACCTTTACCGATTTGGTGAAACGCATTGCCGCCCGCATTGATATTCCCTTTACCGTAGGGGGCGGCATTCATTCGTTGACCGATGTCGACCGGCTGTTGAGTGCCGGGGCCGACAAGGTGTCGTTGAACTCGGCTGCTTTGAAAAATCCACAAATTATCGAAGAGGTGGCAAAAAATTTCGGTTCTCAGGTGTGTGTTATCGCAATAGATGCTAACTTTGAGGACGGAAAATGGGTGTGCTACCTGAATGGTGGCCGGGTGCCTACTCACCGCACGCTCTTTGAGTGGGCGGTCGAAGCTGCCGACCGGGGGGCAGGTGAGATTCTGTTTACCAGTATCGCCCACGATGGAACTCGTGACGGATATGCCTGCGAAGCTCTGCGCGAGTTGCATCGGTTGTTGCCGATTCCCGTCGTTGCATCGGGTGGTGCAGGGAAGATGGAACATTTCAAGGAGGCATTTCTCGCAGGGGAGGCCGATGCGGCATTGGCTGCCGGGGTATTCCACTTCGGGGAGATTGCAATCCCAGCATTGAAACAATATTTATCGGGATATGGTATTCCCATAAGGATATGA
- the lepA gene encoding translation elongation factor 4, which produces MKNIRNFCIIAHIDHGKSTLADRLLEYTKTIAEKDLQDQVLDNMDLERERGITIKSHAIQMEYVYQGEKYILNLIDTPGHVDFSYEVSRSIAACEGALLIVDASQGIQAQTISNLYMAIEHDLEIIPVVNKVDLDSARPDEVEDQIVELLGCKREEIIRASGKTGQGVEEILAAIIERVEPPKGDVDAPLQCLIFDSVFNSFRGIIAYFKICNGRIRTGDKVKFVATGKEYEADEIGVLKLDMVPRDELLAGDVGYIISGIKTSREVKVGDTITHIDHPCSAAIDGFEEVKPMVFAGVYPIETEDFENLRSSLEKLQLNDASLTFQPESSAALGFGFRCGFLGLLHMEIVQERLDREFNMDVITTVPNVSYKVYDKKGGMIEVHNPSGLPDPTLIDHIEEPYIRASVITATDYIGPIMTLCLGKRGELVKQEYISGNRVEIIYDMPLGEIVIDFYDKLKSISKGYASFDYHIHDFRESKLVKLDILLNGESVDALSTLTHVDNAVTFGRRMCEKLKELIPRQQFEIAIQAAIGAKIIARETIKPVRKDVTAKCYGGDISRKRKLLEKQKKGKKRMKQIGSVEVPQKAFLAVLKLD; this is translated from the coding sequence ATGAAGAATATACGCAACTTTTGCATCATTGCTCATATAGACCATGGGAAAAGTACTTTGGCCGACCGCTTGCTGGAATATACCAAGACGATTGCCGAGAAAGATTTACAAGACCAGGTGCTCGACAATATGGATCTGGAACGGGAGCGGGGTATTACCATCAAGAGTCATGCCATACAGATGGAGTATGTCTATCAGGGAGAAAAGTATATTTTGAACCTGATTGATACCCCGGGGCACGTCGATTTCTCTTATGAGGTGTCACGTTCCATTGCCGCTTGCGAGGGGGCGTTGCTCATTGTCGACGCTTCGCAGGGAATACAGGCCCAGACCATCTCGAATCTATATATGGCTATTGAGCATGACTTGGAGATAATCCCGGTGGTCAACAAGGTCGATCTGGACAGTGCCCGTCCCGACGAAGTGGAGGACCAGATCGTCGAACTGTTGGGTTGCAAGCGCGAAGAGATTATCCGGGCCAGCGGCAAGACGGGGCAGGGAGTCGAGGAGATTCTGGCTGCCATCATCGAGCGGGTAGAGCCACCGAAGGGCGATGTCGATGCTCCGTTGCAATGTCTCATCTTCGACTCGGTGTTCAACTCCTTTCGCGGCATTATTGCCTATTTCAAGATTTGTAACGGTCGCATTCGCACTGGCGACAAGGTGAAGTTTGTCGCTACTGGTAAGGAGTATGAGGCCGACGAGATAGGGGTGCTCAAACTGGATATGGTTCCCCGCGACGAGTTGTTGGCCGGTGATGTGGGATATATCATCTCGGGAATCAAGACCTCGCGCGAGGTGAAGGTGGGTGACACGATTACTCACATCGACCACCCATGTTCCGCGGCTATCGACGGGTTTGAAGAGGTGAAGCCCATGGTGTTTGCCGGTGTGTACCCGATTGAAACCGAAGATTTTGAAAACTTGCGCTCGTCGTTGGAGAAGTTGCAGTTGAACGATGCTTCTCTTACCTTCCAGCCCGAGTCGTCGGCGGCTCTGGGATTTGGATTCCGATGCGGATTCCTGGGGTTACTCCACATGGAAATCGTGCAGGAGCGTCTTGACCGCGAATTTAACATGGACGTCATCACGACCGTGCCCAACGTATCATATAAGGTCTATGACAAGAAGGGGGGCATGATTGAGGTGCATAATCCTTCGGGATTGCCCGACCCGACATTGATCGACCACATTGAGGAGCCCTACATACGAGCGTCGGTCATCACGGCAACCGATTACATCGGCCCTATTATGACCCTCTGTCTGGGCAAGCGGGGCGAACTGGTTAAACAGGAGTACATATCGGGCAACCGGGTAGAGATTATTTACGACATGCCGCTGGGCGAAATTGTGATTGACTTCTACGACAAGTTGAAGAGTATCTCGAAGGGGTATGCCTCGTTCGATTACCACATACACGATTTCAGAGAGTCGAAGCTGGTGAAGCTTGATATTCTGCTCAACGGCGAGTCGGTTGATGCCTTGTCGACCCTGACCCATGTGGACAATGCCGTAACCTTCGGTCGGCGCATGTGCGAGAAACTGAAAGAGCTCATTCCGCGCCAACAGTTCGAGATTGCTATTCAGGCTGCGATAGGGGCCAAGATTATTGCTCGCGAGACCATCAAGCCGGTGCGTAAAGATGTGACCGCCAAGTGTTACGGCGGTGACATAAGCCGCAAGCGCAAACTGTTGGAGAAACAGAAAAAGGGAAAGAAACGAATGAAACAGATTGGCTCTGTCGAAGTTCCTCAAAAGGCTTTCCTCGCGGTATTGAAGCTCGACTAA
- a CDS encoding aspartate kinase — translation MKVLKFGGTSVGSAQCMKDVAKLICDGNPKIVVLSAMAGTTNTLVEISDYLYKKNTDGARETIGTLERKYIRVIDELYSTDEYKQKALDVVKGCFDHIRSFTKDLFTLFEEKVILAQGELMSTAMVHNYLLEQGVKSVMIPALDYMRTDKNSEPDTQFIKTKLTALLQENPDADIYITQGYICRNAYGEIDNLQRGGSDYSASLIGAAINAEEIQIWTDIDGMHNNDPRFVENTKPVRYLQFEEAAELAYFGAKILHPTCVLPAKLNNIPVRLLNTMQPDAPGTLIYNNPESTDGEIKAVAAKENITAIKIKSGRMLLAYGFLRKVFEIFESYQTSIDMVTTSEVGVSLTIDNTKHLQEILDDLRKFGTVTVDEDMVIICVVGDLEWNHVGFESAAVQAMKDIPVRMISYGGSNYNISFLVRRQDKVKALQSLSRYLFENK, via the coding sequence ATGAAAGTACTCAAATTTGGTGGAACTTCTGTGGGTAGCGCCCAATGCATGAAAGATGTTGCCAAATTAATTTGTGACGGTAACCCCAAAATCGTGGTGTTGTCGGCCATGGCCGGGACAACCAACACCTTAGTAGAAATATCGGACTATCTGTATAAGAAGAATACCGATGGTGCCCGCGAAACGATTGGAACACTTGAACGAAAGTATATTAGAGTTATCGACGAACTGTACAGTACCGACGAATATAAACAGAAGGCCCTCGATGTGGTGAAGGGCTGCTTTGATCACATACGCTCTTTTACAAAAGACTTGTTTACGCTCTTTGAGGAAAAGGTGATTCTGGCACAGGGCGAACTCATGTCGACGGCCATGGTGCACAATTATCTGTTGGAGCAGGGGGTAAAATCGGTGATGATACCGGCTCTCGACTATATGCGCACCGACAAGAACTCTGAGCCCGATACGCAATTTATCAAAACGAAGCTCACGGCTTTGTTGCAGGAGAATCCCGATGCCGATATTTATATCACCCAGGGCTATATCTGCCGCAATGCCTATGGCGAAATCGACAATCTGCAACGGGGTGGCAGCGACTATTCGGCCTCGTTGATCGGTGCCGCTATCAATGCCGAGGAGATTCAGATATGGACCGACATAGATGGCATGCACAACAACGACCCCCGTTTTGTAGAGAATACAAAACCGGTCCGTTATCTGCAATTTGAGGAGGCTGCCGAGTTAGCCTATTTCGGAGCCAAGATTCTGCACCCCACATGTGTGTTGCCGGCCAAATTGAACAACATACCGGTGCGGTTGCTCAACACGATGCAACCCGATGCCCCCGGGACGTTGATATACAACAACCCCGAAAGTACTGATGGTGAAATCAAGGCGGTCGCTGCCAAAGAGAACATCACGGCCATTAAGATCAAATCGGGCCGTATGCTGTTGGCCTACGGATTCCTGCGGAAGGTGTTCGAGATATTCGAGAGCTACCAAACCTCCATCGATATGGTTACTACCTCGGAGGTAGGAGTCTCGTTGACTATCGACAATACCAAGCATTTGCAGGAGATTCTCGACGATTTGCGCAAGTTCGGTACCGTAACGGTTGACGAGGATATGGTAATCATTTGTGTCGTAGGAGACTTGGAATGGAATCACGTGGGTTTTGAATCGGCTGCGGTACAAGCCATGAAGGATATACCGGTGCGCATGATTTCCTATGGTGGAAGCAACTACAACATTTCGTTTCTGGTTCGCCGACAAGACAAGGTGAAGGCCCTGCAATCGCTCAGTCGGTATTTGTTCGAGAATAAATAA
- the hisA gene encoding 1-(5-phosphoribosyl)-5-[(5-phosphoribosylamino)methylideneamino]imidazole-4-carboxamide isomerase, with translation MIQLIPAIDIIGGRCVRLSQGDYARQQVYNENPLEVAKAFEDNGLTRLHLVDLDGAKASHIVNYKTLEQIAGHTGLIIDFGGGLKSDEDLRIAFESGAHLVTGGSIAVRDRDRFVGWIERYGKERIILGADARDEKISTGGWLDDSEIELIPFVRDYMQAGIEQVITTDIARDGMLQGCAVELYRKMLDELPGIYLIASGGVGSWADVEALQAAGVPAVILGKAIYEGRISLGEISHFMTVNS, from the coding sequence ATGATTCAGTTAATCCCGGCCATAGATATTATAGGAGGCCGTTGCGTGCGGTTGTCGCAGGGCGACTATGCCAGGCAGCAAGTTTATAATGAGAATCCGCTCGAAGTGGCCAAGGCTTTCGAGGATAACGGGTTGACCCGCTTGCATCTGGTCGACTTGGACGGAGCCAAGGCCAGCCATATTGTCAATTACAAAACACTCGAACAGATTGCCGGGCACACGGGATTGATTATTGACTTTGGGGGCGGATTGAAGAGCGACGAGGATTTGCGCATTGCCTTTGAGAGTGGAGCTCATCTGGTGACGGGTGGCAGTATTGCCGTGCGTGACCGCGACCGGTTTGTCGGTTGGATTGAGCGATATGGCAAGGAACGAATCATTTTGGGCGCCGATGCGCGGGACGAAAAGATTTCGACCGGCGGGTGGCTCGATGATTCGGAGATTGAACTGATTCCTTTTGTGCGCGACTATATGCAGGCCGGTATTGAGCAGGTCATCACGACCGACATTGCCCGCGACGGCATGTTGCAAGGGTGTGCCGTGGAGTTGTATCGCAAGATGCTGGACGAGTTGCCCGGCATCTATTTGATTGCAAGCGGAGGCGTAGGTTCGTGGGCCGACGTCGAAGCGTTGCAGGCGGCGGGTGTCCCGGCCGTTATTTTGGGAAAAGCTATTTACGAAGGACGAATATCGCTTGGCGAGATTTCGCACTTCATGACTGTCAATTCTTGA
- a CDS encoding Fur family transcriptional regulator, with protein sequence MKETAQNRLRRYNIKPSVQRMAVLDYLMTHHTHPTADTIFNALYPSIPTLSKATVYNTLNLLTEQGVIQMITIDEKNARFDARETPHLHFRCTECGEIFDFDLPPFQMEMLKDFEISDIQMYCKGVCPSCQKKKHSINN encoded by the coding sequence ATGAAAGAAACGGCTCAAAACAGATTACGTCGGTACAATATCAAACCCTCGGTGCAGCGTATGGCCGTCCTCGATTATTTGATGACGCATCACACTCACCCGACCGCCGACACGATATTCAACGCATTGTATCCGTCGATACCTACCTTGTCGAAGGCAACCGTGTACAATACGCTGAATCTGTTGACCGAGCAAGGCGTCATTCAGATGATTACAATCGACGAGAAAAATGCACGCTTCGATGCACGGGAGACCCCGCATCTGCATTTCAGATGTACCGAGTGTGGCGAGATTTTCGATTTTGATTTGCCTCCCTTCCAGATGGAGATGCTCAAAGATTTTGAAATTTCCGACATTCAAATGTATTGCAAGGGTGTGTGTCCGTCGTGTCAGAAAAAGAAACACAGCATTAACAACTAA
- a CDS encoding cell division ATP-binding protein FtsE, which produces MERKLLVKYTDVQICREELTILDHVNFELYSGEFVYFIGRVGSGKSSLLKTMYADLPISEGEATVLDFDVRHIRNKEIPLLRRKLGIVFQDFQLLTDRSVYENLAFVLRATGWKDKEEIDTRVAEVLDQVGMRKKSYKMPHELSGGEQQRIVIARALLNSPKIILADEPTGNLDPQTGQQIVSLLHHICETGTAVIMTTHNLNLVEEFPGRILKCEDKSLVEV; this is translated from the coding sequence ATGGAAAGGAAATTGCTCGTAAAATATACCGATGTACAGATTTGCCGGGAAGAACTGACTATATTGGATCATGTCAATTTCGAACTGTACAGTGGAGAGTTCGTCTATTTTATAGGGCGTGTGGGCAGTGGTAAGAGTTCGCTGCTGAAAACCATGTATGCCGACCTCCCCATCAGCGAAGGCGAAGCTACCGTCCTCGACTTCGATGTGCGGCATATTCGCAACAAGGAGATTCCTTTGCTGCGTAGAAAATTGGGCATCGTGTTTCAAGATTTTCAACTGCTCACCGACCGTTCGGTTTATGAAAATCTGGCTTTTGTGTTGAGAGCAACCGGCTGGAAAGACAAGGAGGAGATTGACACCCGGGTAGCCGAAGTGCTCGATCAGGTGGGTATGCGCAAGAAATCATACAAGATGCCGCACGAGTTGTCGGGTGGGGAGCAGCAACGTATCGTTATTGCCCGGGCTCTGTTAAACTCTCCCAAGATTATTCTGGCCGACGAGCCTACGGGTAATCTCGATCCCCAAACGGGGCAGCAGATTGTCTCGCTGCTTCACCATATTTGCGAGACGGGTACGGCCGTCATCATGACCACTCACAATCTGAATCTGGTCGAGGAGTTTCCCGGACGCATCTTGAAATGCGAGGACAAGAGCCTGGTGGAAGTTTAA
- the lysA gene encoding diaminopimelate decarboxylase: MFPISHFNQVKTPFYYYDKTLLNHTLSTLTRLAEDRNFVVHYAIKANANPGILKIIAAAGVGADCVSGGEIKAALAAGFPAKKIVFAGVGKADWEIEYALENKIFCFNVESAEELAVIEELARKKETIASVALRLNPNIDAHTHEYITTGLNENKFGIPLEMLDGVLAQMQNYTHVQLVGFHFHIGSQILNMESFRLLCERINRLQDDLARRNIQVKHINVGGGLGVDYDNPDKNPIPDFESYFNVFRDNLDLRGGQQLHCELGRAVVCQCGSLITRVLYVKKSLKKQFVIVDAGMTDLIRPALYQAHHYIENITSDMAEQQYDVVGPICESSDCFGKNVTLNATERGDLIAIRSAGAYGEIMASQYNCRPLPGSLIE; the protein is encoded by the coding sequence ATGTTTCCTATTAGTCATTTTAATCAAGTAAAGACTCCATTTTACTATTACGATAAGACGTTGTTGAACCATACGCTTTCGACCCTTACCCGATTGGCCGAGGATCGTAATTTTGTGGTGCACTATGCCATCAAGGCCAATGCCAATCCCGGAATATTGAAAATTATCGCCGCCGCGGGGGTAGGAGCCGACTGTGTGAGCGGTGGAGAGATAAAAGCTGCCCTTGCGGCCGGGTTCCCGGCCAAGAAGATTGTGTTTGCGGGAGTGGGGAAAGCCGATTGGGAAATCGAGTATGCGCTTGAGAACAAGATATTCTGTTTTAATGTAGAGTCGGCCGAAGAGTTGGCAGTCATCGAGGAGCTTGCCCGCAAGAAGGAGACGATTGCCTCGGTTGCCTTGCGCCTCAATCCCAATATCGACGCTCACACTCACGAGTATATTACGACCGGGTTGAATGAAAACAAGTTTGGTATTCCTCTTGAAATGCTCGACGGGGTACTTGCTCAGATGCAAAACTATACGCACGTGCAGCTCGTGGGCTTTCATTTCCATATTGGGTCTCAAATCTTAAATATGGAATCATTCCGCCTTCTCTGTGAGAGAATCAACCGTCTGCAAGATGATTTGGCTCGCCGTAACATACAGGTAAAGCATATCAACGTGGGGGGCGGACTGGGGGTCGACTATGACAATCCCGATAAAAACCCTATACCCGATTTTGAGAGTTATTTCAACGTATTCCGCGACAATCTTGATTTGCGGGGCGGACAGCAGTTGCATTGCGAGCTGGGACGTGCTGTCGTGTGTCAGTGCGGTTCGCTGATTACCCGGGTACTGTATGTCAAGAAATCGCTCAAAAAGCAGTTTGTCATTGTCGATGCAGGCATGACCGACCTTATTCGTCCGGCTTTGTATCAAGCTCATCACTATATCGAGAACATCACCTCCGATATGGCCGAACAGCAGTATGATGTGGTAGGGCCTATCTGTGAGTCGTCCGACTGTTTCGGTAAGAACGTGACACTCAATGCCACAGAGCGAGGCGACTTGATTGCCATTCGGTCGGCCGGAGCCTATGGCGAAATCATGGCTTCACAGTATAACTGTCGGCCTCTGCCCGGTTCGCTGATAGAATAA
- a CDS encoding right-handed parallel beta-helix repeat-containing protein: MRYYILGLCLLVVNGLTCASTIISIEDFGLKPNTGVDTRPFLKKALRACQGRNDIVLVFPKGRYDFYPDKSNENDVLKRPATLGIHLKGLNKFTLDGGGSEFVFHGKMEIAHIEDCDSLTMRNFSVDWDRPFISQGEIIGSTDSYLDIKIDKEAYPYEVVDGKVYFIGEDWKLPVMTMYSTLYNKETKEIAYNSLGDIFEKPVEEISEGVLRFHGKPAIQVEPYTTIVSLFHVRYFATGIGVTNSRNILWKDIKMYHSLSNGFWGYRTENITMDNASVVVNDAKGRYFSSVADASHFSECGGTIRVLNCAHTGQADDFINVHGTSVKIIGRVNQNTVMAPVEGKGSGRSVQIGDEYWFIKQPEAQRGEVGVVADKKLSEDGSFYYVSFDKPVPEAIGNGDFMECKTWCAAVEIRNCKIQKRHRARGILVTTPKKVVIEDNYFSTAGTAILIEGDFDYWYESGANTDVTIRNNTFDNCLTSGNRDGSRSQWGEAVITITPSHIPSTVDMEPYHKNIRIVDNRFYVFDVPLVRAVSTRGLYFMNNQIIKTFDYRPYTWQKVSFLLDGCRDVKIRNNSWDKRYTERSVAVEHMRLSDVQTDANDHFVIKELKGIDTHMQW, translated from the coding sequence ATGCGATATTATATATTAGGGCTGTGTTTGCTGGTTGTAAACGGTCTTACCTGTGCTTCAACAATAATATCAATTGAGGATTTTGGACTGAAACCCAATACGGGGGTGGACACGCGCCCATTTTTGAAGAAGGCCTTGCGGGCCTGTCAGGGCCGGAATGATATTGTGTTGGTGTTCCCCAAGGGACGATATGATTTCTATCCGGATAAAAGTAACGAAAACGATGTGCTGAAACGACCGGCAACTTTGGGTATTCATTTGAAAGGGTTGAATAAGTTCACACTAGATGGAGGAGGTTCGGAATTTGTTTTCCATGGGAAAATGGAAATTGCTCATATTGAAGATTGTGACAGCCTGACCATGAGGAATTTCAGTGTGGACTGGGATAGACCTTTTATATCTCAGGGAGAAATTATCGGCTCTACCGACTCCTATTTGGATATTAAGATCGATAAAGAAGCCTATCCCTATGAAGTCGTCGATGGGAAAGTGTATTTCATAGGGGAGGATTGGAAATTACCCGTTATGACCATGTATTCAACCTTATACAACAAGGAGACCAAAGAGATTGCTTATAATAGCTTGGGCGATATATTTGAGAAGCCGGTGGAGGAGATATCGGAAGGCGTTCTGCGATTTCATGGGAAGCCAGCTATACAGGTAGAGCCTTACACAACGATAGTCTCTTTGTTTCATGTCCGTTATTTTGCTACGGGTATAGGTGTGACCAATAGCAGAAATATTCTGTGGAAGGATATTAAAATGTATCATTCCCTGAGTAATGGCTTTTGGGGATACCGCACAGAGAACATTACGATGGATAATGCCTCGGTGGTTGTCAACGATGCCAAGGGGCGATATTTCAGTTCGGTAGCCGATGCCTCTCATTTTTCAGAATGCGGCGGAACCATTCGCGTCTTGAATTGTGCCCATACGGGGCAAGCCGATGATTTTATCAATGTACATGGCACGAGTGTCAAAATAATTGGTCGAGTCAATCAGAATACGGTTATGGCCCCGGTTGAAGGAAAAGGTTCCGGCCGATCGGTTCAGATAGGTGATGAATATTGGTTCATCAAGCAGCCCGAAGCCCAGCGAGGTGAGGTAGGGGTTGTTGCTGACAAAAAACTGTCGGAGGACGGTTCGTTCTATTACGTGTCATTTGACAAGCCTGTCCCCGAGGCTATCGGTAATGGCGACTTTATGGAGTGCAAAACCTGGTGCGCTGCCGTAGAGATTCGTAACTGCAAGATACAAAAAAGGCATCGGGCTCGTGGTATTTTGGTAACTACACCTAAAAAGGTTGTCATAGAGGACAACTATTTTAGTACGGCCGGTACGGCAATCCTCATCGAAGGCGATTTTGATTACTGGTATGAGTCGGGAGCCAATACCGATGTCACAATCCGCAACAATACTTTCGATAATTGTTTGACCTCTGGTAACCGAGACGGTAGCAGAAGTCAATGGGGCGAGGCGGTCATTACCATTACGCCTTCGCATATCCCCTCGACGGTAGATATGGAGCCTTATCACAAAAACATACGAATTGTAGATAACCGTTTTTATGTGTTTGATGTACCGCTTGTCAGAGCCGTATCTACCCGAGGACTGTATTTCATGAATAATCAGATTATAAAGACCTTTGATTATCGTCCGTATACCTGGCAGAAGGTTTCGTTCCTGTTAGATGGTTGCAGAGATGTCAAGATACGAAATAACAGCTGGGATAAGCGTTATACGGAGCGCAGTGTAGCTGTGGAGCATATGCGCCTGTCTGATGTACAGACCGATGCGAACGACCACTTTGTAATCAAGGAATTGAAAGGAATAGATACACACATGCAGTGGTGA
- a CDS encoding NADH peroxidase, with protein MKKFICTVCGYVYEGEEAPEFCPQCHQPRSKFKELVESDKLDFVTEHHIGDGVVEDAEVMEGLKAHFAGECTEVGMYLAMSRQADREGYPEIAEAFKRYAWEEAEHASKFAELLGEVVWNTEKNVKARMEAESGACADKMRIAKRAKELGYDAIHDTVHEMAKDEARHGKGFEGLYNRYFKK; from the coding sequence ATGAAAAAATTTATTTGTACTGTATGCGGTTACGTATACGAAGGTGAAGAAGCTCCTGAATTTTGCCCCCAATGCCATCAACCCCGTTCGAAATTCAAAGAACTGGTAGAATCGGACAAACTCGACTTTGTAACCGAGCACCATATCGGTGACGGTGTTGTTGAAGATGCCGAAGTAATGGAAGGTCTTAAAGCTCACTTTGCAGGCGAATGTACCGAAGTAGGTATGTACTTGGCTATGAGCCGTCAGGCTGATCGTGAAGGCTATCCCGAAATTGCCGAGGCTTTCAAACGCTACGCTTGGGAAGAGGCCGAACACGCTTCAAAATTTGCCGAATTGCTGGGTGAGGTAGTTTGGAATACCGAGAAGAATGTAAAAGCTCGTATGGAAGCCGAGAGCGGTGCTTGCGCCGACAAGATGCGTATCGCCAAACGTGCCAAAGAACTGGGTTATGATGCAATTCACGACACGGTTCACGAAATGGCCAAAGACGAGGCTCGTCACGGTAAAGGTTTCGAGGGCTTGTACAACCGCTATTTCAAGAAATAA